The following is a genomic window from Chthoniobacterales bacterium.
GGACCGTATTGGTGGGCTTACTGGTCGATGATTTTCTGCAACGTGGTTGCGCCGCAGCTGTTCTGGTTCCGGTATTTCCGGCGCCACGTCATCTGGGTGTTCATCGTGTGCAATTTCGTCAACGCCGGCATGTGGTTCGAGCGCTTCGTCATCATCGTGACTTCGCTGCACCGCGACTTCCTGCCTTCGAGCTGGGGCATGTTCCACCCGACGTGGGTCGATATCTGGACATTCGCCGGCACGTTCGGAATTTTCCTCACCCTGTTCCTCGTGTTCATCCGTTGGCTGCCGATGATCTGTATTTTCGAGGTCAAGGCCGTGCTGCCCGAGGCCGATCCGCACCACGGACACCACGACGACCATCATGCGGCGCCGGCCACGCTCAAGGGGGGCGCGCACTGACATGCAAATCGCCGGCAATCCCGAGTCTCCGCTCTTCGCCATGGCAGCCGAAGTGCCGTCCGCTTCCGCGCTTTACCACGCGGCTGAGAAGGTGCGCGATGCCGGTTACAGCCGCTGGGACGTTTATTCGCCGTTCCCGATCCACGGCATGGACCACGCGATGGGGCTGAAAAAGTCGTGGCTCAGCGCGATGGTGTTTTTCGGCGGACTTGCCGGGCTGGCCACGGCGGTGATCCTGCAATTTTACCCGTCCAGCATCGAATACCCGCTGATCGTGGCGGGCAAACCGACGAACTTTTACACGGTGCCCGCATTTTTCCCGATCATGTTCGAGCTGACCGTGCTGCTTT
Proteins encoded in this region:
- a CDS encoding DUF3341 domain-containing protein, which produces MQIAGNPESPLFAMAAEVPSASALYHAAEKVRDAGYSRWDVYSPFPIHGMDHAMGLKKSWLSAMVFFGGLAGLATAVILQFYPSSIEYPLIVAGKPTNFYTVPAFFPIMFELTVLLSAFTATFGMLALNGLPRWNHPIFNWDRFKKVSNDGFFVAIEATDPKFDRESTLAMLESIGAKHITLVHED
- a CDS encoding hydrogenase; the encoded protein is TGSIVGYAYAMEFFIAWYGGNLYEQYAFINRATGPYWWAYWSMIFCNVVAPQLFWFRYFRRHVIWVFIVCNFVNAGMWFERFVIIVTSLHRDFLPSSWGMFHPTWVDIWTFAGTFGIFLTLFLVFIRWLPMICIFEVKAVLPEADPHHGHHDDHHAAPATLKGGAH